A region from the Osmerus eperlanus chromosome 11, fOsmEpe2.1, whole genome shotgun sequence genome encodes:
- the numbl gene encoding LOW QUALITY PROTEIN: numb-like protein (The sequence of the model RefSeq protein was modified relative to this genomic sequence to represent the inferred CDS: inserted 3 bases in 3 codons): MNKLRQSLRRKKPSYVPEXSRPHQWQADEEAVRXGKCNFPVRYLGLVEVEESRGXHVCEEAVKKLKKEGRKEVRVSLSISLSICISLSISLSLSSTTPSPQDLIVDQTIEKVSFCAPDRNYDKAFSYICRDGTTRRWICHCFMALKDSGERLSHAVGCAFAACLERKQRREKECGVTASFDASRTSFVREGSFRVNSSCSQQGSDRDDIMKQLQEKKKDTPCAIPALPPGSASPPESEASPVERAEPGGPHAIPRRHAPIEQLVRQGSFRGFPALSGKNSPFKRQLSLRLNDLPSTLQRKTDFQTKNPVPELELSLPGEADGINALCSQINTSFTKPSQELFSNPHSSANGVPACSVPPALPPPPAPLQATSSWVQAEPPIQSPPPMTVHGGGHRRTPSEAERWLEEVAKAVRAQQPTPPPTLAPSQPAPPIPIVPGPPGSAMLAPPISLPPISLTSMSAAPMSLPPMSLSSMSGAPMSGAPMSVSLISGASMSNPPMPVPMSLPSMPGAPMSGPPMSLPSMTVPSMSGPTMTGVPLLGAPLPSSMPLFPLAFDATPAPGSLYGQPPLQPAFVQSYIPGLASSMTYPNTSVPVVGITPSQMVANVFSVGGASMCVTGGKTGVLGSVGHHHGYPSSAPHTSGFPTPPFGAPPTMNGLAPSLPVSSASSGVMVTHNGSVSSNGGCSTSGWPQEALQPTPATGEADRFEAKWAALETKTPPPSQQPKAAPNPFSNDLQKTFEIEL; this comes from the exons ATGAACAAGCTACGCCAGAGCCTGCGGAGGAAGAAGCCCAGCTATGTCCCGG GCAGCAGGCCGCACCAGTGGCAGGCTGACGAGGAGGCCGTCC AGGGCAAGTGCAACTTCCCTGTCAGG TACCTGGGCCTGGTGGAAGTGGAGGAATCCAGAG TGCATGTCTGTGAGGAGGCCGTCAAAAAGCTCAAA aaagaggggaggaaggaagtccgtgt gtctctctccatctctctctctatctgtatctctttgtctatctccctctctctctcttccaccaccccctccccccaggatcTCATTGTGGACCAGACCATAGAGAAGGTGTCGTTCTGTGCTCCAGATCGTAACTATGACAAGGCCTTCTCCTACATCTGCCGTGATGGCACCACCCGACGGTGGATCTGTCACTGCTTCATGGCGCTCAAGGACTCG GGGGAGAGACTGAGCCATGCTGTGGGTTGTGCATTTGCGGCCTGCCTGGAGAGGAAGCAGCGAAGGGAGAAGGAGTGTGGCGTCACAGCCTCCTTCGACGCCAGCCGCACCTCCTTCGTACGCGAGGGCTCCTTCCGCGTCAACTCTTCCTGCAGCCAGCAGGGCAGCGACCGAGATGACATcatgaaacagctgcaggagaaaaagaaag acACCCCCTGTGCCatccccgccctccctcctggcTCCGCCTCCCCCCCAGAGAGTGAGGCCTCCCCCGTGGAGCGGGCGGAGCCTGGCGGCCCTCACGCCATCCCTCGCCGCCACGCCCCCATCGAGCAGCTGGTCCGCCAGGGCTCATTCCGGGGCTTCCCCGCCCTCAGCGGGAAGAACTCGCCGTTTAAACGCCAGCTGTCGCTTCGCCTCAAcgacctgccctccaccctgcagCGCAAGACTGACTTCCAGACAAAGAATCCTG tccCAGAGCTGGAGCTGTCTCTGCCGGGGGAGGCCGATGGCATCAACGCTCTCTGTAGCCAGATCAACACGTCCTTCACCAAGCCCTCCCAGGAGCTGTTCTCCAACCCACACTCCTCGGCCAACGGTGTGCCAGCCTGCAGCGtgccccccgccctgccccccccgcccgctCCCCTGCAAG ctacTTCTTCCTGGGTGCAGGCGGAGCCTCCGATCCAGTCCCCGCCCCCCATGACCGTCCACGGGGGCGGGCACAGGAGGACGCCGTCCGAGGCCGAGCGCTGGCTGGAGGAGGTCGCAAAGGCTGTCAGGGCCCAGCAGCCAACCCCGCCCCCAACCCTGgccccctcccagcctgccccGCCCATTCCCATCGTTCCTGGCCCTCCAGGATCGGCTATGTTAGCTCCTCCTATCTCACTTCCTCCTATATCACTTACCTCCATGTCAGCAGCTCCAATGTCACTTCCTCCCATGTCACTTTCTTCTATGTCCGGCGCTCCTATGTCAGGTGCCCCTATGTCTGTGTCCCTTATATCTGGTGCCAGCATGTCTAATCCACCGATGCCAGTCCCCATGTCCCTGCCTTCCATGCCAGGGGCACCGATGTCTGGCCCTCCCATGTCTCTGCCCTCCATGACAGTCCCCTCCATGTCTGGGCCCACAATGACCGGTGTGCCCCTCCTCGGTGCCCCCCTGCCAAGCTCCatgcctctcttccccctggCGTTCGATGCCACCCCCGCTCCAGGGAGTCTCTACGGTCAGCCGCCGCTCCAGCCTGCGTTCGTGCAAAGCTACATCCCCGGGCTGGCCAGCAGCATGACCTACCCCAACACCAGTGTGCCCGTGGTGGGCATCACACCCTCCCAGATGGTCGCCAACGTCTTCTCGGTGGGTGGGGCCTCCATGTGCGTGACCGGAGGCAAAACGGGCGTACTCGGCAGTGTCGGGCATCACCATGGGTACCCTAGCTCCGCCCCTCATACGAGCGGGTTCCCCACACCGCCTTTCGGAGCCCCGCCCACCATGAACGGGCTGGCACCCAGCCTCCCCGTGTCCTCCGCATCCAGCGGCGTTATGGTCACGCATAACGGCAGCGTTTCAAGCAACGGCGGCTGCAGTACTAGTGGTTGGCCACAGGAGGCGCTGCAGCCCACCCCGGCTACAGGGGAAGCAGACCGGTTTGAGGCTAAGTGGGCCGCCCTGGAGACCAAGACGCCACCACCGTCACAGCAGCCAAAGGCGGCACCCAACCCGTTCTCGAACGACCTGCAGAAGACCTTTGAGATTGAGCTTTAA